The DNA region AGGTCCCTGCTGGTGCATTCTAGAACACGTTACTTAGAACACGTTCTACTATGGCGTGGAGTGCGCGGGTCAGCGGGTCCGCGCCGGGTATGCACCCCGCCCGAGTCGAGGAGCCCAGCAGTGAGTATCGCCACCACCCCGGACCAGACCGAGATCCAGAACTCGATCAAGGCCTGGGCCAAATCCGCCGATCCCGTGGCCACCGTACGCGCTCAGGAAGATGATCCGGAAGCCTGGAAGGCGTTGTGGCCACAGCTCGCCGAGCTCGGGTTGTTCGGCGTCGCGATCGCCGAGGAGCACGGCGGGGCCGGAGCCGAGATCGTGGACCTCGCCTGCATGCTCGAGGAGGCCGCGGCGAAGATGGTGCCCGGCCCGGTGCTGTCCACCGCGCTGACCGGCGTGTTGGTCTCCCGCGCGGGCGGTGCCCTCGCCCGGTCGCTGGGGGAGACCCTCGCGGAGGGCGGGCTGCCGGTGGGCGTGTGCCTGGGCATCGGCACCGCGACCCTGGACGGGTCGGGTGCGGTCACGGGCGACCCCGGGGTCGCCTACGGCGGCACCCCCGGTGGTGGGTTGCTGCTGCCCGTCGAGATCGACGGCGTCACCCGATGGGCGCTGCTCGACGCGGACACGCCAGGGCTCAACGTCACCCCGGCGACCCCGTACGACATCTCGGCGTCGATCGGCCACGTCAGCCTGCAGGACGTGACGATCCCCGCCGACCGCGTCCTCGAGGGCGTCACCACCGAGCACGTCCACCAGTTGTTCGTCACCCTGGCCGCCGCCGAGGCCGCGGGCGTCGCCGACTACACGCTCGCCACCGCGGTCGACTACGCCAAGATCCGCGAGCAGTTCGGCCGGACCATCGGCTCGTTCCAGTCCATCAAGCACCTCGCCGCCGACATGCTCTGCCGCACCGAGCAGGTCCGCGCCCTGGCGTGGGACGCCGCCGCGGCCGCCGAGGACCTGCTCGCCGCGGACTCGGAGCTGCCCGTTGCCGCGTCGGTGGCCGGAGCCCTGGCCTTCGACAACTCCGTGCGCAACTCCCAGGACTGCATCCAGATCCTCGGCGGGATCGGCTTCACCTTCGAGCACGACGCCCACTTCTACATGCGGAGGGCGGGCGCGCTCCGCCAGGCGATCGGCGGATCGGCCCGGTGGCGGCGCTCGCTGGCCGAGCTCACCCTGGCCGGCAAGCGTCGCCACCTCGACATCGACCTGTCGGAGATCGAGGGCCTCGACGCCAAGCGGGAGGACATCCGCGCGTTGGTGGCGAAGGTCGCGGCGGTCGAGGGCGATGAGCGCAAGCGGGCCCTCGCCGACACGGGCCTGTTCATGCCCCACCTGCCGGAGCCGTGGGGCCTCGGCGCGAGCCCGGCCGTGCAGCTCCTCATCGACGAGGAGCTCGAGGCGGCCGGCGTGCCCCGCCACGACATCACCATCGGTGGCTGGGCGGTGCCGACCATCCTCCAGGCGGCCCCCGAGCACGCCGACCTGCTCGTGCGCGACACCATGGCCGGAAAGATCAGGTGGTGCCAGCTGTTCTCCGAGCCCGGCGCCGGCTCCGACCTGGCCGCCCTGCGCACCACCGCCGAGAAGGTCGACGGCGGCTGGAAGCTCAACGGACAGAAGGTGTGGACCTCCCTGGCCCGCGAGGCCGACTGGGCGATGTGCCTGGCCCGGACGGACAAGGACGCCCCCAAGCACAAGGGCATCACGTACTTCCTCGTGGACATGCGCTCCGAGGGCATCCGCACCCGGCCCCTGCGCGAGATCACCGGCGAGGCGCTGTTCAACGAGGTGTACCTCGAGGATCTCTTCGTCCCCGACGAGTTCCAGGTGGGCACCGTCAACGACGGGTGGAAGATCGCCCGCACCACCCTGGCCAACGAGCGCGTGGCCATGGGCGGAGGCTCGTCGCTCGGCGACGCGGCGGAGGAGATCATCGGGCTGATCAACGCCGCAGGTGTGGCCGACGACGCCCTCGTGCTGGACGAGTTCGGCAAGCACGTCGCCGACGGCGTCGTCGGCAACCTGCTCGACCTGCG from Dietzia sp. B32 includes:
- a CDS encoding acyl-CoA dehydrogenase, giving the protein MSIATTPDQTEIQNSIKAWAKSADPVATVRAQEDDPEAWKALWPQLAELGLFGVAIAEEHGGAGAEIVDLACMLEEAAAKMVPGPVLSTALTGVLVSRAGGALARSLGETLAEGGLPVGVCLGIGTATLDGSGAVTGDPGVAYGGTPGGGLLLPVEIDGVTRWALLDADTPGLNVTPATPYDISASIGHVSLQDVTIPADRVLEGVTTEHVHQLFVTLAAAEAAGVADYTLATAVDYAKIREQFGRTIGSFQSIKHLAADMLCRTEQVRALAWDAAAAAEDLLAADSELPVAASVAGALAFDNSVRNSQDCIQILGGIGFTFEHDAHFYMRRAGALRQAIGGSARWRRSLAELTLAGKRRHLDIDLSEIEGLDAKREDIRALVAKVAAVEGDERKRALADTGLFMPHLPEPWGLGASPAVQLLIDEELEAAGVPRHDITIGGWAVPTILQAAPEHADLLVRDTMAGKIRWCQLFSEPGAGSDLAALRTTAEKVDGGWKLNGQKVWTSLAREADWAMCLARTDKDAPKHKGITYFLVDMRSEGIRTRPLREITGEALFNEVYLEDLFVPDEFQVGTVNDGWKIARTTLANERVAMGGGSSLGDAAEEIIGLINAAGVADDALVLDEFGKHVADGVVGNLLDLRTALRSLAGSGPGAESSVRKIVGVRHRQDIAEFGLQLTGTGGVEFTEQGRKFLMVRCLSIAGGTEQVLLNVVGERILGLPRD